From the Brachyhypopomus gauderio isolate BG-103 chromosome 5, BGAUD_0.2, whole genome shotgun sequence genome, one window contains:
- the rbl2 gene encoding retinoblastoma-like protein 2 isoform X2 — MSEEEDVVQKAKLGFEDLCRVLNMDEEASSGAWRSYENISKNYTLEGSELHWLACALYVACRTSVPTVGKGTAEGNYVSLTRILRSSEQSLIEFFSKMKKWQDMANLPKEFRQSTERLERNFTVTSVIFKKYVPIFKDIFKTPSEEAPRAHRSRKQRRHPCTVVEVFQFCWLLFVQAKGNFPMISDDLVNSYHLLLCALDLVYCNSLLCSNRKDLLNPSFKGLPEDFSSKDYKPGVGPFCFIEQLCELHDGLVLEAKGVKEHFWKPFIKRLFERKILKGKEETLTGFLDPVNFGDCLASLNRVYEEHILSSGALDERIFLGEGASEEIGTPAPSLCEGTENQERPSNVLHSSLSASTLKVSTPLTGKTCMQDSAVGTPVSMAMQGVGRLHSLLTGLKHRPSLRLREVFKACARNPSQAMAARLREMSDTFLQSYEAKGEEKQSLARDIAAKYFCLAEALYNKTLEAIIDQEKMRLGDGDLSCILEQDMFHRSLIACCLEIVIFSYRPPGEFQQVLQIFGIPPYHFYKVIEVLVRAEDGLFRDVVKHLNHVEEQVLESLSWREDSPLWDSIREARNHVPSCQEVTPPQYLEDGSDSNPHSPQNNELGANAGGAATGVSPSPATLQERYSSPPSSTVRRRLFVDLETTSDPAASVRAAQPSLVSTIPAGQTVVTMATATVTANNGQTVTIPVQGIANENGGITFIPVPVSVTGQSGAGLQPLTAQALTGPLNTQHLTVTTPLSSAHNSPAAGKLAKKSPQHRAPQSRAPRTSSLSLFFRKVYHLASVRLRDLCAKLDISAELRRKIWTCFEFSLVNCTELMRNRHLDQLLMCAVYVMTKVTKQDKSFQNIMKCYRSQPQASSTVYRSVLISGRKRHPSGNSENVNKQQTSPCEGDSGGSSPMAVRSSSTLPQPRPSSAPSTPTCAPGATPGQEEEEEEEERGDLIRFYNHVYIKQIKQFALRYSSSSTKAGTETPPLCPYPSLRIGSPRRVLLSHNHSIYISPHKSGSPVTPRDKIFYFISSSPSNRLREINSMIRTGETPTKKRTIALEEEQQSPAKRLCQENQTALLRRLQDVANDRSSSH; from the exons ATGAGCGAGGAGGAAGACGTTGTGCAGAAAGCAAAATTGGGGTTTGAAGATCTGTGTCGAGTCCTGAATATGGACGAGGAGGCGAGCAGCGGAGCGTGGAGGAGTTATGAAAATATCAGCAAGAATTACACCTTGGAG ggTAGTGAATTACACTGGCTGGCATGCGCCCTGTATGTGGCCTGTAGGACATCTGTACCCACTGTAGGCAAAGGCACCGCCGAAGGGAATTATGTGTCCCTGACACGGATCCTGCGCTCTTCAGAACAAAG CCTGATTGAGTTTTTCAGCAAAATGAAGAAATGGCAGGATATGGCCAACCTGCCAAAGGAATTCCGGCAGAGCACAGAAAGGCTGGAGAGGAACTTCACAGTCACGTCtgtcatttttaaaaaatatgtcCCTATTttcaaagacatttttaaaacccCCTCTGAAGAAGCACCTAGAGCTCACAGAAGCAGGAAGCAGAG GCGTCATCCGTGCACCGTGGTGGAGGTGTTCCAATTCTGCTGGCTCCTGTTTGTGCAGGCCAAAG GCAACTTTCCTATGATCAGCGATGACCTTGTGAACTCGTATCACCTTCTGCTGTGTGCCCTTGACTTGGtctactgcaactccctcctGTGCTCTAACCGCAAAGATTTGCTCAACCCCTCCTTCAAAG gtcTTCCAGAAGATTTCAGCAGTAAGGACTATAAGCCTGGAGTGGGTCCTTTTTGTTTCATTGAGCAACTGTGTGAGCTGCATGACGGTCTGGTGCTGGAGGCTAAAGGAGTGAAAGAGCACTTCTGGAAACCCTTCATCAAGAGGCTGTTTGAACGCAAG ATTTTAAAGGGAAAAGAAGAAACACTCACAGGATTCTTGGATCCTGTTAATTTTGGAGACTGTCT tgcatcTCTGAACAGAGTGTATGAGGAGCACATTCTTTCGTCAGGTGCTCTGGATGAGAGAATATTTCTGGGGGAGGGGGCGAGTGAGGAAATTGGCACTCCTGCCCCGAGTCTGTGTGAAGGGACAGAGAACCAGGAACGTCCGTCCAACGTTCTCcacagctctctctct GCGTCTACTCTCAAAGTGTCCACTCCTCTGACGGGCAAGACCTGCATGCAGGACAGCGCTGTTGGCACGCCGGTCTCCATGGCAATGCAGGGTGTGGGGAGGCTACACAGTCTGTTGACCGGACTCAAACACAGACCGAGTCTGAGGCTGCGAGAGGTTTTTAA GGCCTGTGCAAGGAATCCCAGCCAAGCCATGGCAGCCAGACTGAGGGAGATGTCTGACACGTTCCTCCAGAGCTATGAGGCAAAAGGAGAAGAGAAACAAAGTCTGGCAAGAG ATATTGCTGCAAAATACTTTTGCCTAGCTGAAGCGCTGTACAACAAAACACTGGAGGCTATCATTGACCAGGAGAAGATGAGACTTGGGGACGGTGACCTCTCT TGTATTCTAGAGCAGGACATGTTCCACCGTTCCTTGATAGCGTGTTGCTTGGAGATTGTGATCTTCTCCTACCGTCCGCCTGGCGAGTTCCAGCAGGTTCTGCAGATCTTTGGAATTCCTCCTTACCATTTCTACAAG GTAATTGAGGTTCTGGTCCGGGCCGAGGATGGTCTGTTTAGGGATGTGGTGAAGCACCTGAACCATGTGGAGGAACAGGTGTTGGAGAGTCTATCGTGGAGAGAGGACTCCCCGTTGTGGGACAGCATCAGGGAGGCCAGGAACCACGTGCCCTCCTGCCAGGAG GTAACGCCCCCTCAGTATCTGGAGGACGGGTCTGACAGCAACCCTCACAGCCCACAAAATAATGAGCTCGGTGCTAACGCTGGTGGAGCGGCCACAG GTGTGTCGCCCTCCCCAGCGACGCTGCAGGAGCGATACAGCTCCCCCCCCTCCAGCACCGTGCGCAGACGCCTCTTTGTGGACCTGGAGACGACCTCTGACCCGGCCGCCTCGGTCAGAGCCGCACAGCCTTCCCTGGTCAGCACTATACCTGCAGGCCAGACTGTGGTGACTATGGCAACAGCTACAGTTACTGCTAACAATGGTCAAACAGTTACCATACCTGTGCAAG GGATAGCCAATGAGAATGGGGGTATTACCTTCATCCCGGTGCCTGTGAGTGTGACGGGGCAGAGTGGGGCGGGGCTACAGCCTCTCACCGCCCAGGCCCTGACCGGCCCCCTGAACACCCAGCACCTCACGGTCACCACGCCGCTCAGCAGTGCCCACAACAGCCCTGCAGCAGGCAAACTAGCAAAGAAGAGCCCTCAGCACAGAGCACCTCAAAGCAGAGCGCCACGAACGagctccctgtctctcttcttCCGCAAG GTGTACCACTTAGCCAGTGTGCGTCTGCGAGACCTTTGTGCCAAGCTGGACATCAGTGCAGAGCTGCGCAGGAAGATTTGGACCTGCTTTGAGTTCTCGCTGGTGAACTGCACGGAGCTGATGAGGAACCGACACCTGGACCAGCTGCTCATGTGCGCTGTCTATGTCATGACCAAG GTGACCAAACAGGACAAGTCCTTCCAGAACATCATGAAGTGCTACAGATCTCAGCCCCAGGCCAGCAGCACT GTATACAGGAGTGTCCTTATATCAGGAAGAAAAAGACATCCCTCCGGCAACAGTGAAAACGTCAATAAACAACAAACATCGCCATGTGAGG gtgacAGTGGGGGCAGCAGCCCCATGGCCGTGCGCTCCAGTAGCACTCTGCCCCAGCCCCGTCCCAGCAGTGCCCCGTCTACCCCCACATGTGCCCCGGGGGCCACcccagggcaggaggaggaggaggaggaggaagagcgtgGTGACCTGATCCGCTTCTACAACCACGTCTACATCAAACAGATCAAACAATTCGCTCTGCGTTATTCCTCCAGCTCCACTAAAGCAGGG ACCGAGACTCCGCCTCTGTGTCCATATCCCTCACTCCGGATTGGCTCCCCTCGCAGAGTTCTCCTGTCTCACAACCACTCCATCTACATCTCACCCCACAAGAGTGGCAGCCCCGTCACTCCCAGAGACAAAATCTTCTACTTCATCAGCTCCAGCCCatcaaat CGTCTGCGTGAGATTAACAGTATGATCCGCACTGGCGAGACCCCCACAAAGAAGCGCACTATAGCTCTGGAGGAGGAGCAGCAGTCTCCTGCTAAGAGGCTTTGCCAGGAGAACCAGACGGCTCTTCTGCGACGCTTACAGGACGTGGCCAACGACCGCAGCTCCTCCCACTGA
- the rbl2 gene encoding retinoblastoma-like protein 2 isoform X4 translates to MISDDLVNSYHLLLCALDLVYCNSLLCSNRKDLLNPSFKGLPEDFSSKDYKPGVGPFCFIEQLCELHDGLVLEAKGVKEHFWKPFIKRLFERKILKGKEETLTGFLDPVNFGDCLASLNRVYEEHILSSGALDERIFLGEGASEEIGTPAPSLCEGTENQERPSNVLHSSLSASTLKVSTPLTGKTCMQDSAVGTPVSMAMQGVGRLHSLLTGLKHRPSLRLREVFKACARNPSQAMAARLREMSDTFLQSYEAKGEEKQSLARDIAAKYFCLAEALYNKTLEAIIDQEKMRLGDGDLSCILEQDMFHRSLIACCLEIVIFSYRPPGEFQQVLQIFGIPPYHFYKVIEVLVRAEDGLFRDVVKHLNHVEEQVLESLSWREDSPLWDSIREARNHVPSCQEVTPPQYLEDGSDSNPHSPQNNELGANAGGAATAGVSPSPATLQERYSSPPSSTVRRRLFVDLETTSDPAASVRAAQPSLVSTIPAGQTVVTMATATVTANNGQTVTIPVQGIANENGGITFIPVPVSVTGQSGAGLQPLTAQALTGPLNTQHLTVTTPLSSAHNSPAAGKLAKKSPQHRAPQSRAPRTSSLSLFFRKVYHLASVRLRDLCAKLDISAELRRKIWTCFEFSLVNCTELMRNRHLDQLLMCAVYVMTKVTKQDKSFQNIMKCYRSQPQASSTVYRSVLISGRKRHPSGNSENVNKQQTSPCEGDSGGSSPMAVRSSSTLPQPRPSSAPSTPTCAPGATPGQEEEEEEEERGDLIRFYNHVYIKQIKQFALRYSSSSTKAGTETPPLCPYPSLRIGSPRRVLLSHNHSIYISPHKSGSPVTPRDKIFYFISSSPSNRLREINSMIRTGETPTKKRTIALEEEQQSPAKRLCQENQTALLRRLQDVANDRSSSH, encoded by the exons ATGATCAGCGATGACCTTGTGAACTCGTATCACCTTCTGCTGTGTGCCCTTGACTTGGtctactgcaactccctcctGTGCTCTAACCGCAAAGATTTGCTCAACCCCTCCTTCAAAG gtcTTCCAGAAGATTTCAGCAGTAAGGACTATAAGCCTGGAGTGGGTCCTTTTTGTTTCATTGAGCAACTGTGTGAGCTGCATGACGGTCTGGTGCTGGAGGCTAAAGGAGTGAAAGAGCACTTCTGGAAACCCTTCATCAAGAGGCTGTTTGAACGCAAG ATTTTAAAGGGAAAAGAAGAAACACTCACAGGATTCTTGGATCCTGTTAATTTTGGAGACTGTCT tgcatcTCTGAACAGAGTGTATGAGGAGCACATTCTTTCGTCAGGTGCTCTGGATGAGAGAATATTTCTGGGGGAGGGGGCGAGTGAGGAAATTGGCACTCCTGCCCCGAGTCTGTGTGAAGGGACAGAGAACCAGGAACGTCCGTCCAACGTTCTCcacagctctctctct GCGTCTACTCTCAAAGTGTCCACTCCTCTGACGGGCAAGACCTGCATGCAGGACAGCGCTGTTGGCACGCCGGTCTCCATGGCAATGCAGGGTGTGGGGAGGCTACACAGTCTGTTGACCGGACTCAAACACAGACCGAGTCTGAGGCTGCGAGAGGTTTTTAA GGCCTGTGCAAGGAATCCCAGCCAAGCCATGGCAGCCAGACTGAGGGAGATGTCTGACACGTTCCTCCAGAGCTATGAGGCAAAAGGAGAAGAGAAACAAAGTCTGGCAAGAG ATATTGCTGCAAAATACTTTTGCCTAGCTGAAGCGCTGTACAACAAAACACTGGAGGCTATCATTGACCAGGAGAAGATGAGACTTGGGGACGGTGACCTCTCT TGTATTCTAGAGCAGGACATGTTCCACCGTTCCTTGATAGCGTGTTGCTTGGAGATTGTGATCTTCTCCTACCGTCCGCCTGGCGAGTTCCAGCAGGTTCTGCAGATCTTTGGAATTCCTCCTTACCATTTCTACAAG GTAATTGAGGTTCTGGTCCGGGCCGAGGATGGTCTGTTTAGGGATGTGGTGAAGCACCTGAACCATGTGGAGGAACAGGTGTTGGAGAGTCTATCGTGGAGAGAGGACTCCCCGTTGTGGGACAGCATCAGGGAGGCCAGGAACCACGTGCCCTCCTGCCAGGAG GTAACGCCCCCTCAGTATCTGGAGGACGGGTCTGACAGCAACCCTCACAGCCCACAAAATAATGAGCTCGGTGCTAACGCTGGTGGAGCGGCCACAG CAGGTGTGTCGCCCTCCCCAGCGACGCTGCAGGAGCGATACAGCTCCCCCCCCTCCAGCACCGTGCGCAGACGCCTCTTTGTGGACCTGGAGACGACCTCTGACCCGGCCGCCTCGGTCAGAGCCGCACAGCCTTCCCTGGTCAGCACTATACCTGCAGGCCAGACTGTGGTGACTATGGCAACAGCTACAGTTACTGCTAACAATGGTCAAACAGTTACCATACCTGTGCAAG GGATAGCCAATGAGAATGGGGGTATTACCTTCATCCCGGTGCCTGTGAGTGTGACGGGGCAGAGTGGGGCGGGGCTACAGCCTCTCACCGCCCAGGCCCTGACCGGCCCCCTGAACACCCAGCACCTCACGGTCACCACGCCGCTCAGCAGTGCCCACAACAGCCCTGCAGCAGGCAAACTAGCAAAGAAGAGCCCTCAGCACAGAGCACCTCAAAGCAGAGCGCCACGAACGagctccctgtctctcttcttCCGCAAG GTGTACCACTTAGCCAGTGTGCGTCTGCGAGACCTTTGTGCCAAGCTGGACATCAGTGCAGAGCTGCGCAGGAAGATTTGGACCTGCTTTGAGTTCTCGCTGGTGAACTGCACGGAGCTGATGAGGAACCGACACCTGGACCAGCTGCTCATGTGCGCTGTCTATGTCATGACCAAG GTGACCAAACAGGACAAGTCCTTCCAGAACATCATGAAGTGCTACAGATCTCAGCCCCAGGCCAGCAGCACT GTATACAGGAGTGTCCTTATATCAGGAAGAAAAAGACATCCCTCCGGCAACAGTGAAAACGTCAATAAACAACAAACATCGCCATGTGAGG gtgacAGTGGGGGCAGCAGCCCCATGGCCGTGCGCTCCAGTAGCACTCTGCCCCAGCCCCGTCCCAGCAGTGCCCCGTCTACCCCCACATGTGCCCCGGGGGCCACcccagggcaggaggaggaggaggaggaggaagagcgtgGTGACCTGATCCGCTTCTACAACCACGTCTACATCAAACAGATCAAACAATTCGCTCTGCGTTATTCCTCCAGCTCCACTAAAGCAGGG ACCGAGACTCCGCCTCTGTGTCCATATCCCTCACTCCGGATTGGCTCCCCTCGCAGAGTTCTCCTGTCTCACAACCACTCCATCTACATCTCACCCCACAAGAGTGGCAGCCCCGTCACTCCCAGAGACAAAATCTTCTACTTCATCAGCTCCAGCCCatcaaat CGTCTGCGTGAGATTAACAGTATGATCCGCACTGGCGAGACCCCCACAAAGAAGCGCACTATAGCTCTGGAGGAGGAGCAGCAGTCTCCTGCTAAGAGGCTTTGCCAGGAGAACCAGACGGCTCTTCTGCGACGCTTACAGGACGTGGCCAACGACCGCAGCTCCTCCCACTGA
- the rbl2 gene encoding retinoblastoma-like protein 2 isoform X1, whose translation MSEEEDVVQKAKLGFEDLCRVLNMDEEASSGAWRSYENISKNYTLEGSELHWLACALYVACRTSVPTVGKGTAEGNYVSLTRILRSSEQSLIEFFSKMKKWQDMANLPKEFRQSTERLERNFTVTSVIFKKYVPIFKDIFKTPSEEAPRAHRSRKQRRHPCTVVEVFQFCWLLFVQAKGNFPMISDDLVNSYHLLLCALDLVYCNSLLCSNRKDLLNPSFKGLPEDFSSKDYKPGVGPFCFIEQLCELHDGLVLEAKGVKEHFWKPFIKRLFERKILKGKEETLTGFLDPVNFGDCLASLNRVYEEHILSSGALDERIFLGEGASEEIGTPAPSLCEGTENQERPSNVLHSSLSASTLKVSTPLTGKTCMQDSAVGTPVSMAMQGVGRLHSLLTGLKHRPSLRLREVFKACARNPSQAMAARLREMSDTFLQSYEAKGEEKQSLARDIAAKYFCLAEALYNKTLEAIIDQEKMRLGDGDLSCILEQDMFHRSLIACCLEIVIFSYRPPGEFQQVLQIFGIPPYHFYKVIEVLVRAEDGLFRDVVKHLNHVEEQVLESLSWREDSPLWDSIREARNHVPSCQEVTPPQYLEDGSDSNPHSPQNNELGANAGGAATAGVSPSPATLQERYSSPPSSTVRRRLFVDLETTSDPAASVRAAQPSLVSTIPAGQTVVTMATATVTANNGQTVTIPVQGIANENGGITFIPVPVSVTGQSGAGLQPLTAQALTGPLNTQHLTVTTPLSSAHNSPAAGKLAKKSPQHRAPQSRAPRTSSLSLFFRKVYHLASVRLRDLCAKLDISAELRRKIWTCFEFSLVNCTELMRNRHLDQLLMCAVYVMTKVTKQDKSFQNIMKCYRSQPQASSTVYRSVLISGRKRHPSGNSENVNKQQTSPCEGDSGGSSPMAVRSSSTLPQPRPSSAPSTPTCAPGATPGQEEEEEEEERGDLIRFYNHVYIKQIKQFALRYSSSSTKAGTETPPLCPYPSLRIGSPRRVLLSHNHSIYISPHKSGSPVTPRDKIFYFISSSPSNRLREINSMIRTGETPTKKRTIALEEEQQSPAKRLCQENQTALLRRLQDVANDRSSSH comes from the exons ATGAGCGAGGAGGAAGACGTTGTGCAGAAAGCAAAATTGGGGTTTGAAGATCTGTGTCGAGTCCTGAATATGGACGAGGAGGCGAGCAGCGGAGCGTGGAGGAGTTATGAAAATATCAGCAAGAATTACACCTTGGAG ggTAGTGAATTACACTGGCTGGCATGCGCCCTGTATGTGGCCTGTAGGACATCTGTACCCACTGTAGGCAAAGGCACCGCCGAAGGGAATTATGTGTCCCTGACACGGATCCTGCGCTCTTCAGAACAAAG CCTGATTGAGTTTTTCAGCAAAATGAAGAAATGGCAGGATATGGCCAACCTGCCAAAGGAATTCCGGCAGAGCACAGAAAGGCTGGAGAGGAACTTCACAGTCACGTCtgtcatttttaaaaaatatgtcCCTATTttcaaagacatttttaaaacccCCTCTGAAGAAGCACCTAGAGCTCACAGAAGCAGGAAGCAGAG GCGTCATCCGTGCACCGTGGTGGAGGTGTTCCAATTCTGCTGGCTCCTGTTTGTGCAGGCCAAAG GCAACTTTCCTATGATCAGCGATGACCTTGTGAACTCGTATCACCTTCTGCTGTGTGCCCTTGACTTGGtctactgcaactccctcctGTGCTCTAACCGCAAAGATTTGCTCAACCCCTCCTTCAAAG gtcTTCCAGAAGATTTCAGCAGTAAGGACTATAAGCCTGGAGTGGGTCCTTTTTGTTTCATTGAGCAACTGTGTGAGCTGCATGACGGTCTGGTGCTGGAGGCTAAAGGAGTGAAAGAGCACTTCTGGAAACCCTTCATCAAGAGGCTGTTTGAACGCAAG ATTTTAAAGGGAAAAGAAGAAACACTCACAGGATTCTTGGATCCTGTTAATTTTGGAGACTGTCT tgcatcTCTGAACAGAGTGTATGAGGAGCACATTCTTTCGTCAGGTGCTCTGGATGAGAGAATATTTCTGGGGGAGGGGGCGAGTGAGGAAATTGGCACTCCTGCCCCGAGTCTGTGTGAAGGGACAGAGAACCAGGAACGTCCGTCCAACGTTCTCcacagctctctctct GCGTCTACTCTCAAAGTGTCCACTCCTCTGACGGGCAAGACCTGCATGCAGGACAGCGCTGTTGGCACGCCGGTCTCCATGGCAATGCAGGGTGTGGGGAGGCTACACAGTCTGTTGACCGGACTCAAACACAGACCGAGTCTGAGGCTGCGAGAGGTTTTTAA GGCCTGTGCAAGGAATCCCAGCCAAGCCATGGCAGCCAGACTGAGGGAGATGTCTGACACGTTCCTCCAGAGCTATGAGGCAAAAGGAGAAGAGAAACAAAGTCTGGCAAGAG ATATTGCTGCAAAATACTTTTGCCTAGCTGAAGCGCTGTACAACAAAACACTGGAGGCTATCATTGACCAGGAGAAGATGAGACTTGGGGACGGTGACCTCTCT TGTATTCTAGAGCAGGACATGTTCCACCGTTCCTTGATAGCGTGTTGCTTGGAGATTGTGATCTTCTCCTACCGTCCGCCTGGCGAGTTCCAGCAGGTTCTGCAGATCTTTGGAATTCCTCCTTACCATTTCTACAAG GTAATTGAGGTTCTGGTCCGGGCCGAGGATGGTCTGTTTAGGGATGTGGTGAAGCACCTGAACCATGTGGAGGAACAGGTGTTGGAGAGTCTATCGTGGAGAGAGGACTCCCCGTTGTGGGACAGCATCAGGGAGGCCAGGAACCACGTGCCCTCCTGCCAGGAG GTAACGCCCCCTCAGTATCTGGAGGACGGGTCTGACAGCAACCCTCACAGCCCACAAAATAATGAGCTCGGTGCTAACGCTGGTGGAGCGGCCACAG CAGGTGTGTCGCCCTCCCCAGCGACGCTGCAGGAGCGATACAGCTCCCCCCCCTCCAGCACCGTGCGCAGACGCCTCTTTGTGGACCTGGAGACGACCTCTGACCCGGCCGCCTCGGTCAGAGCCGCACAGCCTTCCCTGGTCAGCACTATACCTGCAGGCCAGACTGTGGTGACTATGGCAACAGCTACAGTTACTGCTAACAATGGTCAAACAGTTACCATACCTGTGCAAG GGATAGCCAATGAGAATGGGGGTATTACCTTCATCCCGGTGCCTGTGAGTGTGACGGGGCAGAGTGGGGCGGGGCTACAGCCTCTCACCGCCCAGGCCCTGACCGGCCCCCTGAACACCCAGCACCTCACGGTCACCACGCCGCTCAGCAGTGCCCACAACAGCCCTGCAGCAGGCAAACTAGCAAAGAAGAGCCCTCAGCACAGAGCACCTCAAAGCAGAGCGCCACGAACGagctccctgtctctcttcttCCGCAAG GTGTACCACTTAGCCAGTGTGCGTCTGCGAGACCTTTGTGCCAAGCTGGACATCAGTGCAGAGCTGCGCAGGAAGATTTGGACCTGCTTTGAGTTCTCGCTGGTGAACTGCACGGAGCTGATGAGGAACCGACACCTGGACCAGCTGCTCATGTGCGCTGTCTATGTCATGACCAAG GTGACCAAACAGGACAAGTCCTTCCAGAACATCATGAAGTGCTACAGATCTCAGCCCCAGGCCAGCAGCACT GTATACAGGAGTGTCCTTATATCAGGAAGAAAAAGACATCCCTCCGGCAACAGTGAAAACGTCAATAAACAACAAACATCGCCATGTGAGG gtgacAGTGGGGGCAGCAGCCCCATGGCCGTGCGCTCCAGTAGCACTCTGCCCCAGCCCCGTCCCAGCAGTGCCCCGTCTACCCCCACATGTGCCCCGGGGGCCACcccagggcaggaggaggaggaggaggaggaagagcgtgGTGACCTGATCCGCTTCTACAACCACGTCTACATCAAACAGATCAAACAATTCGCTCTGCGTTATTCCTCCAGCTCCACTAAAGCAGGG ACCGAGACTCCGCCTCTGTGTCCATATCCCTCACTCCGGATTGGCTCCCCTCGCAGAGTTCTCCTGTCTCACAACCACTCCATCTACATCTCACCCCACAAGAGTGGCAGCCCCGTCACTCCCAGAGACAAAATCTTCTACTTCATCAGCTCCAGCCCatcaaat CGTCTGCGTGAGATTAACAGTATGATCCGCACTGGCGAGACCCCCACAAAGAAGCGCACTATAGCTCTGGAGGAGGAGCAGCAGTCTCCTGCTAAGAGGCTTTGCCAGGAGAACCAGACGGCTCTTCTGCGACGCTTACAGGACGTGGCCAACGACCGCAGCTCCTCCCACTGA